A region of the Candidatus Binatia bacterium genome:
AGGCCGGCAGCGACTACTTCACCTGAATCGAGCGGATGTAGTCGGTCAGGAGCATCAAGCGCCCACGCACCGCCGCCTGAGACAGCGGGTCGTTACCGACATCAGACTGGAACGTTTCGCCCCAGGTCGGCATTTCCGCACTGCCGTGACTCGGTATCGGCTGCTGCCCGTCTATGATGTCGAGCACCAGGATGTACGGGAACTTACCGTCGTTCCGCTTCGCCAGCGTCGTCAGGTCCGGCACCTTTTCCTTCAACGCCTTCGCCGTCGGCCCGTCACCCCTGGCATCGACGCCGTGGCAGGTCGCGCAATACTGCTTGTAGTACATCTGCCCGGCCGTAACCTGCGGCGGCGCCGCCTGAACCGCCACCGAAGACGCCATCAGGCCACTGACCACCATCGACACCCACAACACAACCGACCCTCGCTTCGCCATCGATACCCTCCCCTGTTTCGTGTGTTGCCGTCAGACGCGGCGTTCTTTACCGCCGTCGCGGCGCCCAGTGCAAGTCCCAAACGTCCTTCCCGCACCGAATTGCGTGGACGCCCAACCCCGATCCGGTAACGCCCCCACCCCGGACAGGCTGCCGCCGCACGGTACGCGGCGACAGGGGCGAATCGTATTCGCCCGCATCCGTCTACCCGTTCACTAAGTACTCCGGTTCATTAGTCCGGCGACGTATTCCGTTCGTCCCGAGTAGCGCCATCTTTTCGGCGGCGTATCGAGGGGCGGGGCCGCAAAGCCGCTCGCCAGGCTGCCCCTCGATACGCCCCTGAGAAAACGGGGCTACTCGGGGCGAACGGGAAGCGTCGTACGGAATACGTCGCCGTAATTGTGCCCATCACTACTAAGCGTCCAGCGCAAACAACCGCCCCAGCAGCGTACCGATCGAGCCCCGGATTACCCGGTCGGCCAGGTAGTCCATCTCCGTCGGCTCGGCATTGACGATCACAACGCGAGCCCCCGCCTCCTTGGCCACCGGTACGATCCCGGCGATCGGATACACACTCAAGGTCGTGCCGATCGCCAGCATCAGGTCGCACGCCTGCGCCGCCTCGGTAGCGCGGTTCAGGTCCTCGGTTACCAGTGCCTGTCCGAACGATATCGTCGCCGACTTGAGGATGCCCCCGCAGCTCAAGCACGGCGGATCCTCTTCGCCGGCACGGACCCGATCCAGCGTCGCCGCCATCGGACCGCGTTCGCCGCAGAACATGCACATCACCTGGTGAATCGTGCCGTGGATCTCGACGATGCGCTCCGGCGAGCTTCCCGCCGCCTGGTGCAGCCCGTCGATGTTCTGGGTTACCAGCGTGTGCAGCTTGCCCATGTGCTCGAGCGTCACCAGCGAACGGTGACCGGCATTGGGCGCGGGCTCCTTCTCCAGCGCCGCCATGCGCGCTTTCCAGGCGCGGCGGCGAATGTCGGGGTCAGCCATGTAGTGCTGCAAAGTCGCCATCTTCTCGGCCGCCGGGTTACGGGTCCAGACTCCCTTCGGTCCACGGAAATCCGGGATACCCGAATCGGTTGAGATGCCCGCTCCCGTCAGCACCACAATGCGCTGCGCTGCCCGGACCCATTCCCGTACGGTCGCGATCGCCGCTTCGATATCCGCGCTCTTCACGCTCATCGCCCTGCTCATACACCCCGGACCTTTACCCCTTCTTGTGCCGCGACGCCACGCCGGGGCAACGCCGCCCCCGCCCAACCTCGCGTTGCACTTTCGACCGAAGCTGCCACACTCGCCGCCGTTATCGATCGCCTTGCGAGGATGAGCGCCGATGATTGCGACGATGCTCCGGGGGCTGGGTGAGTCCGTGCGCCGCCACTTCCCGTTCGGTCTGCTGCTGCTGTCTCTGACCGCCGGCGCCGCCCCGCCGGCGGCGGTCACCGAGTTCACTCCCCAGGGCACGGTGAAACAGGTTCGCCAGATCGTGGCGCGCTTCTCGGATCCGATGGTCGCCCTCGGCGACCCGCGCGGCGGCAGCGCGCCGTTCGAGGTCGCCTGTCCCGTGCCGGGCAGCGGTCGATGGGTCGACACGCGCACATGGGCCTACGACTTCGAGCGCGACCTGCCCGGGGGCCTGCGCTGCGCTGCACACCTGCGGCCCGATCTGCGCACCCGCAACGGCCGGCCACTCTCCGGTCAGTCCGAATTCGCCTTCAGCACCGGCGGACCGGCCGTCTTGGGTACCGTCCCCTACGAGGGCGACGAGGGCATCGACGAAGATCAGGTCTTCGCGCTCACCCTCGACACCCCGGCCACGGAAGACTCCGTCCTTGCCCACGTCGGCTTCCGAATCGACGGCCTTCCCGACCCCGTCGGCGTCAGCGTACTCGGCGGTGCAGCGCGGGAAGAAGTCCTCAAAGCCCTGCCTTATCTCGACCCGGCACAGCCGCTCCTCGTTCTGCGCGCCCGCCAGCGCTTCCCGAGCGGCGCCGGGGTCTCCCTCGTCTGGGGCGCGGGGGTCAGCTCCCCTGACGGGGTCGCCACCGATGCGGCGCAGACCTTTGGATTCAAGACCCGGCCCGCCTTCACCGCGCGTGTCCTCTGCCAGCGTGCCAACCCGAAGGCAGAGTGCGTACCGCTTACGCCCATCGCCGTCGCGTTCTCGGCCCCCGTGGTCTGGGATCGGGCGCGCCATGCCTTGCTGCGCGGCCCCGCCGACACGCGGTGGCATCCGGTGGCGCCCGAGAATCCCGAAGCTTACGTCAACGAGATCCGCTTCAAGGGCCCGTTTCCGGATTCCGCACGCTTTCACCTCGAACTGCCGGCGGACTTGACCGACGACGCCGGCCGTCCGCTGAGCAACGCCGCAGACAACCCGTTTACGGTACGCACCGATCCCTACCCGCCGCTGGCCAAGTTCTCTGCGCGGTTCGGCATTGTCGAAGCCGCCGCGGATCCGACGCTGCCGGTCACCCTGCGCAACCTCGAGCCGGAGGTCCGGGCCGAGCTGGCCCGGCTCACCACCGCACCGCCGACCGGCCTGCGCGTCTCCGCCGAACGCCTGCTCGAGCGCGTGCAGGGCACGGCGACGCGGATTCCACCCGAGCGGCTCGACGACATCCTGCCATGGCTGCGGCGCGTCGGCGCGGCGCGACGCACCGCCTCGGTCTTCGCACCCCCGACGCCGCCGGTACTGACCCAATCCGCGTTCACCGTTCCCAAGCCCAACGGCCCCGAAGCCTTCGAAGTCGTCGGCATCCCCTTGCAGGGCGCCGGCCTCTACATCGTCGAACTGGCCAGCCCCAAACTCGGCGCGTACCTGCTTGGCAAACCGGAAACCATGTACGTCCCCACGGCAGCCCTGGTGACCAACATGGCGGTGCATCTCAAGTGGGGCCGCGAAAACGCGCTCGTCTGGGTAACCACCCTCGACGGGGCGGAACCGGTCGCGGGCGCCAGGGTCTCCGTGCTCGATTGCACCGGGGCCGTCCACTGGTCCGGCACCACCGACACCAACGGCATCGCCCGCACCGACACCCTGCCGGCCCGCGACACCGCGCCGCGCTGCCGCCAACCGGAACCGCCGCTCGCCAACGCCGACGACTCGGAAGAGGAGCAGTTCTACTCCGACGAATCCTCCCAGACCGCCGCGCTCGACGCGCTTGGCGAAGGCCTCCTGGTCGTTGCTCAAACCGCCGACGACCTGAGCTTCGTTCACTCGAGCTGGCAGCGCGGCATCGAGCCCTGGCGGTTCAGCCTGCCGTCGGAGCGCTGGGAAGGGCCCGTGGTCGCGCACACGGTGTTCGACCGCACCCTCTTCCGCGCCGGCGACACCGTGCACATGAAGCACATCCTGCGCGTCGAGAGCCTGGCCGGCTTCGCCTTCGCACCCGAGGCGCAGCGTCCGACCCGCCTCACCCTGCAACACGAAGGCAGCAACGACAAGTACGAAATGCCCCTGACCTGGGACGCCCGCGGGGCGGCCGAAAACTCCTGGGCCATCCCGCCGACGGCACGGCTGGGTCGTTACGCCGTCGTTCTCGCCAGACCGAACGCGGAACCGCCCGTGCCGAGCCGTACCTCAGGTTCCTTCCGCGTCGAGGAGTTTCGCGTCCCGCTGATGCGCGCCGTCGTCAAGTTACCCGCCGAACCGCAGGTCGCCGTCTCCAGCGTGGCCGCCGACGTGAGCGTTGCGTACCTCGCCGGCGGACCGGCGGCGCGGCTGCCCGTGATTCTGCGCTCGCAGCTCCGACCCCGGTCGGTGACGACGCCGCCCGAGTTCGACGCCTTCAGCTTCGCTCTCGGGCCCGTAACGGAAGGTCGCGTCCGCCTCGGCGAGGACGACCCCGAACAGACCGTCGCGGGCGCCGTCCGTCCCGGACCCGTGCAGCGCCAGGAACTCGTGCTGGACGACGCGGGCACCGCACGCGCCACGTTGAGCACGTTGCCTCCCTCTCAGGCGGTGCGCGAATTGCTCGCCGAAGTCGAATACAGCGACCCCAACGGAGAGCGTCAGACCGTGTCGTCCACGGTACCGCTCTGGCCCGCGCAATGGCTCGCCGGCATCGCCGCCGACCAGTGGGTGCGGTCCGACGGCACCGTCCATGCGCGGATCGCGGTCATCGACGGCGCCGGACAGCCGGTCCCCAACGCCGTGGTGCGCGTCAATGCCCATCCGCGCAAGAGCTACTCCGCGCGCAAGCGCCTGGTCGGCGGCTTCTACGGCTACGACAACATCGAGGAAACCGGACCCTCCGCCGGCGTTCTCTGCGCCGGGCAGACCGACTCCGCGGGCACCTTCGTCTGCACGGGGAAGTCGCCGGTCGCCGGCAACCTGGTGCTGGCAGCAGCCGTCACCGACCCGGCCGGCCACACCAGCCACACGCACGCCGACGTGTGGGTGGTGGGCGACGAGGACTGGTGGTTCGTCCTCAACGATTCCGACCGCATCGACGTCCTGCCCGAGCGGCTCCAGTACAACCCCGGCGATACGGCGCGATTCCAGGTGCGCATGCCGTTCCGCGCCGCCACGGCCCTGGTCACCACGGAACGCGAGGGCGTGCTCGATGCCCAGGTCGTGCCGCTCCACGGCTCCGACCCCACGGTCGAGGTACCGGTGCGGGACAACTACGCCCCGAACGTGTTCGTCTCCGTGTTCGTGGTGCGCGGGCGCGTCGCCGGCGTTCAACCGACTGCCATGCTCGACCTCGGCAAGCCCGCCTGGAAGCTCGGCATCGCCGAGATCCGCGTCGGCTGGCAGGCCCACACCCTCGGCGTCACCGTGACCACCGACCGACCCGTGTACACCGTGCGCGAGACCGCACAAGCCCGCATCTCCGTCCGTACCGCCGCGGGCACGCCTCCCCCACCCGGCAGCGACGTTGCCATTGCCGCCGTCGACGAAGGTCTTCTGGAGCTGCAGCCCAACACAAGCTGGAACCTCCTCGCGGCAATGATGGGCCGGCGCGGTTACGGCATGCGCACCGCTACCGCACAGATGGAGGTCGTCGGCAAACGCCACTACGGCCTGAAGGCGCTCCCGCTGGGCGGCGGCGGCGGGCGCCAGGCGACGCGAGAGCTGTTCGACACGCTACTGCTCTGGAACGGCAGCGTGCGGCTCGCCGCCGACGGCACCGCGACCGTGGACATCCCCCTCAACGACTCCCTGACCAGCTTCCGCATCGTTGCAGTGGCCACCGGCGACGTCGGACAATTCGGCACCGGGAGCACCGCGATCCGCGCCACGCAGGACCTCATGCTCCTCTCCGGGCTGCCCCCGGTGGTGCGCGAAACGGACCGCCTGCGCGCCGAATTCACGGTGCGGAACACCACCGATCGCGAACTGCACATCGTCGTCGGCGGTCGCGCCGAAGGTCTGGACAAACCCTTCTCGTCCCTGAATGTCCGCCTCGGCCCGGGGCAAGCCGAGGTGGTCGGCTGGGACGTCGAGGTCCCCGTCGGCCCCACGACATTGACCTACGACATGGAGGCCGCCGTACCCGGCGGTCCTTCCGACCGTTTGCGCGTCAGCCAGCAGGTACGACCGGCGGTTCCCGTCAGAACGCTGCAAGCGAGCCTGTCGCAGTGGCCGGAGACCGGCACCGAAACCGTCGCCATGCCGTCCGACGCGCTTCCCGGCCGCGGCGGCGTTCGCGTGCAGATGGCCCCCGGCCTCGGCGTCGGCCTGGCCGGCGTCCACGAGTACATGCGGGACTATCCCTACTCGTGCATGGAGCAGCGCGTCTCGCGCGCGGTCGCCCTCGGCGACCCGCAGCTCTGGGCCCAGGTCGGCGCCGCCCTGCCGTCGTACCTCGATAGCGACGGCCTGGTGAAGTACTTCCCGACGGCAAGCTCCGGCAGCGACGTACTGACCGCTTACATACTGTCGATCGTCGGTGCCGCCGAGCTTCCCCTCGCGGCGGAACTGCAAGCGCGGATGGAGTCCGGCCTGACACGCTTCGTGCAGGGCAGTTTGCTGCGCGCCTCGCCGCTACCCGCAGCCGACCTGCCCTTACGCAAACTGGCCGCGATCGCCGCGCTGGCGCGCAACAACAAAGCCGACCCGGCGATGCTCGATAGCCTCGCCATCGAACCGGAACTGTGGCCGACCTCGGCAGTGCTCGACTGGTGGGACATCGTCGCGCACCTGCCGAAGCTGCCCGGGCGCAACGCGCGGCTGGCGGCGGTGCAGCAGATCCTGCGCTCGCGGCTGAACGTGCAGGGCAGCACCATGGGACTCTCCGCCGCCCAAACCCCCGGCCTCTGGTGGCTGATGGTCTGCCCGGACACGAGTGCCGTGCGTCTGGTGACGCAGGCGCTGGCGGCACCGGCATGGAAGAACGACGTTCCTCGACTGATGCGCGGCGCCCTCGGTCGCCTGCGCCACGGGCACTGGGATTGTACGACGTCCAACGCCTGGGGTGCCGTAGCGGCCAACCGCTTTGCGGCCGCGTTCGAAGCGACGCCCGTCAGCGGCACCGCCACGGTGAAGCTCGGAACCGACAGCCAACGCCGTAACTGGGGACGACCGGCGGCGCCGCTGTCCTTCGATTTCCCGTGGCCGCCGGCGGCGGCACCGCTAACGATCCAGCAAGCCGGCACCGGATCGCCGTGGATCACCGTCGAATCGCGCGCCGCGATTCCGCTGCGCGAGCCGCTGTCGACCGGGTATCGCCTCACCCGTACGGTGACACCGATCGAGCGCCGTGCACCCGAACACTGGAGCCGCGGCGACCTGTTGCGGGTCCGACTCGACATCGACGCACAGAGCGACATGACCTGGGTCGCCGTCAGCGATCCGGTCCCCGCCGGCGCGTCTTACCTCGGCACCGGTCTGGCGCGCGACTCGCAACTCGAGCGCCGTACCGACACCGACGCCGCCCCCGGCCTCGCGCCCGCGTTTACCGAACGGACCTTCGACACCTTTCGCGCCTACTTCGACCTGGTCCCTGAGGGAACCTTCTCCGTAGAGTACACGATTCGCCTCAATCAGAGCGGGACGTTCCAACTTCCCCCGACGCGCGTCGAGGCGCTGTACGCACCCGAGATGTTCGGAGAGATCCCGAATTCGCCGCTGGTGGTCTTACCGTGAATTCGAACCGGACGGGGGCGAGCCGGGCGCCGAGAGTCGTAGACGAAAAGCTTCCGAAGACCCCGCTCCCGGGGCGACGGCCGCTAACGCGGCGACTGGGTTTCGCGATCTTTTTCGCCGCCCTGCCGACGATCGCCGCGGCGGTGGCGTGGATGGCGACCCCCGCATCGGTGGTGCCCGACTTCGCCGCGGTGCGCGCGGCGCAGCGGCCCTCCGACGTGCAACTGCTCGACCGGCACGGCGTTGCGATTCACGAACTGCGTGTCGACGTTACGCGCCGCCGCCTGGCGTGGGTGCCCCTGCCAGCCGTGTCGCCAGCACTGCCGGCCGCCGTACTCGCCGCCGAAGACCGGCGCTTCCGTGTTCACGGCCGATGCGGGGAGCCAGCACGATCACCATGCAGCTCGCCGGTTTACTCGATCCGGCCGCAGGGCGTGGCAGCCGCACTCCGGGGCAAAAGTGGCGGCAGATACGCACGGCACGCGCCGTCGAAGCGCACTGGACGAAGGACGAGATCCTCGAGGCCTATCTCAACCTGGTCACTTTCCGGGGCGAGGTGCAGGGCATCGGCGCCGCCGCGGCCGTGCTTTTCGGCAAGGCGGCGCATGGCTTAACCCGGCCCGAAGCGGTGACCCTGGCAGCGCTGCTCGCCGTGCCAAACGCCACGGCGGACACGCTGGTGCGGCGGGCACGCCGCATCGGCGCCGCCACGCTCGCCCCGGCGGACTGGCCGGGCGACGCGGCGGTGTCGGCCGCCGTCAGCGCGGCACTGCACGCTTCGGGTGCGGCCGCCCCGCGCACCGCACTGGCCCCACACGCGGCGCGCCGCATCCTGCGCCGCGGCGACGGCACGGAACCCGTGCGCACCACGCTCGATGCGGGCCTGCAACGCACGGTTACCGACATCCTGCACCGGCACTTACTCTCGATCCGCGGGCAGAACGTGCAAGACGGCGCCGCGCTCGTCGTGGACAACGCGACCGGGGAGGTTCTCGCCTACGCCGGCGGCAGCGGGGCGCTGTCTCAGGCGCCGCACGTCGACGCCGTGGCCGCGCGCCGGCAGCCGGGCTCGACCTTGAAGCCCTTCCTTTACGGGCTCGCCATCGAACGACGCCTGCTGACCGCCGCGTCTCGCCTCGACGACACCCCGCTCGAACTGGCACTGGCCGGCGGGGGGTTATATCGCCCGAGCAACTACGACGACGAGTTCCGCGGGCCGGTAAGCGTCCGTACGGCGCTGGCGAGCTCGCTCAACATTCCCGCGGTTCGTGCCTTGCAGCTCGTCGGCGCCGACGACCTCGTCAGGCACCTGCGCCAACTCGGCCTCGGCGGCCTGGTCGAGTCCGGCGACTACTACGGTCCGGCCCTCGCCCTCGGAGCGGCGGAGGCCAGCCTCTGGGAGCTGGTCGGCGCTTATCGCACGCTCGCCAACGGCGGAATCTGGAGCGCGCTCCGCCTGACGGCAGGGGATCCCGCCGGCCCGGCGGCAACGGTCTACTCCGCGGCGACGGCCTTTATCGTCGCCGACATCCTCGCCGACCGTCAGAGCCGGAGTTGGACCTTTGGCCTGGGCAGCCCGCTCGACAGTCGCTTCTGGGCGGCGGTGAAGACGGGCACCAGCAAAGACATGCGCGACAACTGGTGTATCGGTTTCTCCAGGCAGGTGACGGTGGGCGTCTGGATCGGCAACGCCTCGGGACGGGCCATGCACGACGTCAGCGGCGTGACCGGCGCCGCCCCGGTTTGGGCGGAAGTCATGGCCCACGTACATCGCCACGGTAGCAGTACTGCCCCGGAGCCGCCCCCGGGCCTCGTGCGCCAACGATCCCGCTTCGAGGCCGGGGTCGAGCCGCCGCGCTCGGAATGGTTCGTCGCCGGCACCGAACCGCCGCCGACGAATCCGAGGGTTCCGCCCGCGGTACGGATAACCACCCCCGCCGACGGTGCGGTGATCGCTATCGACCCGGACATCCCCGCCGATCGCCAGCGCCTCGCTTTCGGGGCGACGGGACCACTCGACGCCATTGCCTGGACTCTCGATGGCACCTACCTCGGCCCCGCGCAGCCGCTCGATAAGCTGCCGCTGGAGCCGGGTTCGCATGCCCTCGCGCTGGTCGATGCCGGGGGCCGCACGGTCGACGCGGTTCGCTTTCGCGTCCGTCGCCCGGGCACCCGGAGGACGAGCCGCGACGTCCCCTAGCTTTTTCCTTTCCCCGGAATGGGAAATGGAAACCGGCCGGGCTTCCCGCCGGCGGGTTCTCCACGGTACGGCGCTTTACCCGGGTCGGATTGAGACCACGGGCACCCATCTTGCAAACCCATCGACCGACCGGGTGGAGACCTTCAGTCGATGCAAGATTCTTGTAACAAACTGACGATCCTGTTGATCGATCGGGACGAGGCGTTCAGGACCGCGTTGAGCAGCATCCTGCGGGAGGACGGACACGGGGTTCTCGAGTACGACGATCCCGGGCACGTCCCGCCGATCCGGGAACTCGACGCGGTCGACCTGGCGGTCAGCGATTGCAGCCCGTCGGAACGGGAGGCCCTGGCTTTCGCCGCCGACTTTCACACCGCGCGCCCGGAAGTTCCGATGATCCTGCTGACGACCTACCACGCCGACGACTACAACGGACGCTGTCGCCGGATCCCGCATTTGTACGTCCTGCCGAAGCCGGTCGATTATGAGACCTTTCACGCACTGATTCACGAACTGGCGGGGTGACACCTGGCGGCAGGCTGTTGCTGAGTGACGCAGTGGAAGGCCCCGAGGCCCCACACCATTTCGCGGGCGTGGATGCCGGCGACGCGGCGGGTGGGAAAGCAGGTCTGGAGAATTTGCAGCGCCACCGCGTCGTTGGGGTCGGCGAAGGTAGGCACGAGCACCACGCCGTTTCCGATGTAGAAGTTGGCGTAGCTCGCCGGCAGGCGCTGGCCATCGTACTCGACGGGCGCGGGCATCGGCAGGGCGACGACGCGCAGCGGACGGCCGTCCTGATCCCGCATTGCGTGCAACCGCTTCAGGTTGTCGCGCAGCGTCCCGTAGTTGTCGTCACGGGGATCTTCCTCGACCACGGTCACCACGGTACCGGGGTCGACGAAGCGGGCCAGATCGTCGACGTGTCCATCGGTATCGTCGCCGGCGATGCCGTCGCCGAGCCAGAGTACATTGCCGACCCCGAGGTAATCGCGCAGCACGGTTTCGATCTCGCCGCGCGAGCGATGCGGATTACGGTTGGGGTTGAGAAGGCACTGCTCGGTGGTCAACACGCTGCCGCGTCCGTTGACGTCGATCGAGCCGCCCTCGAGCACGATCCCGGGCGAGAACAGGGGAATCCCGAGGCGGGCCGCAATCGCCGCCGGCACCGCGTCGTCGTGCTCCCAGGGCGGGTACTTGCCGCCCCACGCGTTGTAGACCCAATCGACCGCCGCCAGCTCGGTACGTCCGTTGTGGAGGCGCGTCACAAAGGTAGGGCCATGGTCGCGCATCCACGCGTCGTCGGTGCGTATCGCGTGGGTTTCCACATTACCGGACTCGACACCGCCGCCGGCGAGCAGTTCGCGAACGGCGGCGGCGGCGGCTTCGTCGTTGACCAGCACGCACACGCGTTCGTGCGTCCCGAGGGCGCGCACGATCTCCACCCAGATCGCTGGAATAGGCGCGAAGTTGCCGGGCCAGGACGCCTCCTTGTGAGGCCAGGAAAGCCACGTCGCCGCGTGCGCCTCCCACTCGGCCGGCATGCGGTAGCCGAGGGCGGCGGGCGGCAGCGTCCCGCGGCCTTCAGGATGCGTCATCGATGACCCGCCGCATCAACCCGCCATAAGCGTCGATGCGGCGGTCGCGCAGGAACGGCCAGTGCCGGCGCGTCGACTCGATAAGGCCAAGATCGCATGGAACTATCAGTATTTCCTCGCGATCGTGACTGGCGCGCGCCAGGACACGCCCGCAGGGATCGGCGACGAACGACGCCCCCCAGAATTCGACCGTGCCTTCGGTGCCGACGCGGTTGACGGCCACGACGAACACGCCGTTGGCGATCGCATGGCTGCGCTGCATCAACTCCCAGGCGTCGTGCTGCGCCGCGCCGAACTCCGCTTTCTCGGCTTCGTGCCAGCCGATCGCCGTCGGGTACACGATCATCTCCGCGCCGGCGAGCGCCGTCAGACGGGCCGCCTCGGGAAACCACTGGTCCCAGCACACCAGCGTGCCGACTCGGGCTCCCCGTACCGTGAAACCGTGGAACCCGAGATCCCCCGGCGTGAAGTAGAACTTCTCGAAGTACAGGGGGTCGTCCGGAATGTGCATCTTGCGGTACACGCCACGCAGGCTGCCGTCCGCGTCGAGCACCACGGCGGTGTTGTGGT
Encoded here:
- a CDS encoding cytochrome c, with the translated sequence MAKRGSVVLWVSMVVSGLMASSVAVQAAPPQVTAGQMYYKQYCATCHGVDARGDGPTAKALKEKVPDLTTLAKRNDGKFPYILVLDIIDGQQPIPSHGSAEMPTWGETFQSDVGNDPLSQAAVRGRLMLLTDYIRSIQVK
- a CDS encoding NAD-dependent deacylase, translating into MSVKSADIEAAIATVREWVRAAQRIVVLTGAGISTDSGIPDFRGPKGVWTRNPAAEKMATLQHYMADPDIRRRAWKARMAALEKEPAPNAGHRSLVTLEHMGKLHTLVTQNIDGLHQAAGSSPERIVEIHGTIHQVMCMFCGERGPMAATLDRVRAGEEDPPCLSCGGILKSATISFGQALVTEDLNRATEAAQACDLMLAIGTTLSVYPIAGIVPVAKEAGARVVIVNAEPTEMDYLADRVIRGSIGTLLGRLFALDA
- a CDS encoding MG2 domain-containing protein, which produces MIATMLRGLGESVRRHFPFGLLLLSLTAGAAPPAAVTEFTPQGTVKQVRQIVARFSDPMVALGDPRGGSAPFEVACPVPGSGRWVDTRTWAYDFERDLPGGLRCAAHLRPDLRTRNGRPLSGQSEFAFSTGGPAVLGTVPYEGDEGIDEDQVFALTLDTPATEDSVLAHVGFRIDGLPDPVGVSVLGGAAREEVLKALPYLDPAQPLLVLRARQRFPSGAGVSLVWGAGVSSPDGVATDAAQTFGFKTRPAFTARVLCQRANPKAECVPLTPIAVAFSAPVVWDRARHALLRGPADTRWHPVAPENPEAYVNEIRFKGPFPDSARFHLELPADLTDDAGRPLSNAADNPFTVRTDPYPPLAKFSARFGIVEAAADPTLPVTLRNLEPEVRAELARLTTAPPTGLRVSAERLLERVQGTATRIPPERLDDILPWLRRVGAARRTASVFAPPTPPVLTQSAFTVPKPNGPEAFEVVGIPLQGAGLYIVELASPKLGAYLLGKPETMYVPTAALVTNMAVHLKWGRENALVWVTTLDGAEPVAGARVSVLDCTGAVHWSGTTDTNGIARTDTLPARDTAPRCRQPEPPLANADDSEEEQFYSDESSQTAALDALGEGLLVVAQTADDLSFVHSSWQRGIEPWRFSLPSERWEGPVVAHTVFDRTLFRAGDTVHMKHILRVESLAGFAFAPEAQRPTRLTLQHEGSNDKYEMPLTWDARGAAENSWAIPPTARLGRYAVVLARPNAEPPVPSRTSGSFRVEEFRVPLMRAVVKLPAEPQVAVSSVAADVSVAYLAGGPAARLPVILRSQLRPRSVTTPPEFDAFSFALGPVTEGRVRLGEDDPEQTVAGAVRPGPVQRQELVLDDAGTARATLSTLPPSQAVRELLAEVEYSDPNGERQTVSSTVPLWPAQWLAGIAADQWVRSDGTVHARIAVIDGAGQPVPNAVVRVNAHPRKSYSARKRLVGGFYGYDNIEETGPSAGVLCAGQTDSAGTFVCTGKSPVAGNLVLAAAVTDPAGHTSHTHADVWVVGDEDWWFVLNDSDRIDVLPERLQYNPGDTARFQVRMPFRAATALVTTEREGVLDAQVVPLHGSDPTVEVPVRDNYAPNVFVSVFVVRGRVAGVQPTAMLDLGKPAWKLGIAEIRVGWQAHTLGVTVTTDRPVYTVRETAQARISVRTAAGTPPPPGSDVAIAAVDEGLLELQPNTSWNLLAAMMGRRGYGMRTATAQMEVVGKRHYGLKALPLGGGGGRQATRELFDTLLLWNGSVRLAADGTATVDIPLNDSLTSFRIVAVATGDVGQFGTGSTAIRATQDLMLLSGLPPVVRETDRLRAEFTVRNTTDRELHIVVGGRAEGLDKPFSSLNVRLGPGQAEVVGWDVEVPVGPTTLTYDMEAAVPGGPSDRLRVSQQVRPAVPVRTLQASLSQWPETGTETVAMPSDALPGRGGVRVQMAPGLGVGLAGVHEYMRDYPYSCMEQRVSRAVALGDPQLWAQVGAALPSYLDSDGLVKYFPTASSGSDVLTAYILSIVGAAELPLAAELQARMESGLTRFVQGSLLRASPLPAADLPLRKLAAIAALARNNKADPAMLDSLAIEPELWPTSAVLDWWDIVAHLPKLPGRNARLAAVQQILRSRLNVQGSTMGLSAAQTPGLWWLMVCPDTSAVRLVTQALAAPAWKNDVPRLMRGALGRLRHGHWDCTTSNAWGAVAANRFAAAFEATPVSGTATVKLGTDSQRRNWGRPAAPLSFDFPWPPAAAPLTIQQAGTGSPWITVESRAAIPLREPLSTGYRLTRTVTPIERRAPEHWSRGDLLRVRLDIDAQSDMTWVAVSDPVPAGASYLGTGLARDSQLERRTDTDAAPGLAPAFTERTFDTFRAYFDLVPEGTFSVEYTIRLNQSGTFQLPPTRVEALYAPEMFGEIPNSPLVVLP
- a CDS encoding response regulator is translated as MQDSCNKLTILLIDRDEAFRTALSSILREDGHGVLEYDDPGHVPPIRELDAVDLAVSDCSPSEREALAFAADFHTARPEVPMILLTTYHADDYNGRCRRIPHLYVLPKPVDYETFHALIHELAG
- a CDS encoding agmatine deiminase family protein; the protein is MTHPEGRGTLPPAALGYRMPAEWEAHAATWLSWPHKEASWPGNFAPIPAIWVEIVRALGTHERVCVLVNDEAAAAAVRELLAGGGVESGNVETHAIRTDDAWMRDHGPTFVTRLHNGRTELAAVDWVYNAWGGKYPPWEHDDAVPAAIAARLGIPLFSPGIVLEGGSIDVNGRGSVLTTEQCLLNPNRNPHRSRGEIETVLRDYLGVGNVLWLGDGIAGDDTDGHVDDLARFVDPGTVVTVVEEDPRDDNYGTLRDNLKRLHAMRDQDGRPLRVVALPMPAPVEYDGQRLPASYANFYIGNGVVLVPTFADPNDAVALQILQTCFPTRRVAGIHAREMVWGLGAFHCVTQQQPAARCHPASS
- a CDS encoding carbon-nitrogen hydrolase; its protein translation is MGQQVTVGLVQMRCGDDVAANVRAAVDRIGDAARQGAQIVCLQELFASRYFCQSEDHAHFDLAEPVPGPTTAALAQAAAAHDVVVIGSIFERRAAGVYHNTAVVLDADGSLRGVYRKMHIPDDPLYFEKFYFTPGDLGFHGFTVRGARVGTLVCWDQWFPEAARLTALAGAEMIVYPTAIGWHEAEKAEFGAAQHDAWELMQRSHAIANGVFVVAVNRVGTEGTVEFWGASFVADPCGRVLARASHDREEILIVPCDLGLIESTRRHWPFLRDRRIDAYGGLMRRVIDDAS